From one Butyricimonas faecihominis genomic stretch:
- a CDS encoding diguanylate cyclase: MDYMKELNVAITVCDKEGKILQMNDKSQKTNHGDLVGQNVLDCHPEPARTKLVQLMEEHATNAYTIEKNGVKKLIYQTPWYENGEFMGLVEFSLEIPFEMPHYIRKPKME; the protein is encoded by the coding sequence ATGGATTACATGAAAGAATTGAACGTGGCCATCACGGTTTGCGATAAAGAAGGTAAGATTCTTCAAATGAACGATAAATCCCAAAAAACGAATCACGGCGATCTTGTTGGGCAGAACGTGTTGGATTGTCACCCGGAGCCTGCCCGGACGAAGTTGGTGCAGTTGATGGAAGAACACGCCACGAATGCTTACACGATCGAGAAAAACGGCGTGAAAAAATTGATTTACCAGACCCCGTGGTACGAGAATGGCGAGTTTATGGGGTTGGTGGAATTTTCTTTGGAGATTCCTTTTGAAATGCCGCACTACATCCGTAAACCGAAAATGGAATAG
- a CDS encoding catalase, protein MEKKQKLTTEAGAPVGDNQNIQTAGPHGPALLQNVWLIEKLAHFNRERIPERIVHAKGSGAFGTFTVTNDITRYTKASIFAKVGKKTDVFMRFSTVAGERGAADTERDVRGFAMKFYTDEGNWDLVGNNTPVFFIRDPLKFPDFIHTQKRDPKTNLRSNTAMWDFWSLSPETLHQVMILMSDRGIPQDFRHMHGFGSHTFSFYNEYDERCWVKFHLRCMQGIANFTNEEAEKIVAKDREHSQRDLFESIEKGDFPKWKMCVQIMPEKDAETYRFNPFDLTKVWSHKDYPLIEVGVIELNRNPENYFADVEQSAFNPANVVPGISFSPDKMLQGRLFAYGDAHRYRLGINADSIPVNAPRCPMHNYHRDGAMRVDGNGGGAVNYEPNSFGGPVDNHAYNQPPFDIRGMGSHYQQDKDYYTQPGDLYRLVPEDEKMRIHTNVATAMEGVPVNIKVRVAARFYQADERCGKGIAEAAGLDMKEVLAEVKRQQQED, encoded by the coding sequence ATGGAAAAGAAACAGAAACTTACCACCGAGGCCGGCGCTCCGGTCGGTGATAACCAAAACATCCAGACAGCGGGACCTCATGGGCCGGCTCTCTTGCAAAACGTTTGGCTGATCGAGAAATTGGCTCATTTTAACCGGGAGCGGATTCCGGAACGTATCGTGCATGCTAAGGGAAGCGGGGCGTTTGGTACGTTCACGGTGACGAACGATATAACCCGTTACACGAAAGCAAGTATTTTTGCCAAGGTTGGCAAGAAGACCGACGTGTTCATGCGTTTCTCCACGGTTGCCGGGGAGCGGGGTGCTGCCGACACGGAACGAGATGTCCGGGGATTTGCCATGAAATTCTATACTGACGAGGGAAACTGGGATCTGGTCGGGAATAACACGCCTGTTTTCTTTATCCGGGACCCCTTGAAGTTTCCCGATTTTATTCACACGCAAAAGCGGGATCCGAAGACGAACCTGAGGAGTAACACGGCGATGTGGGATTTCTGGAGCTTGTCTCCGGAGACGTTGCATCAGGTCATGATTCTGATGAGTGACCGGGGGATCCCCCAAGATTTCCGTCATATGCACGGTTTCGGAAGTCATACGTTTAGTTTTTATAACGAGTATGACGAACGTTGCTGGGTGAAATTCCATTTACGCTGTATGCAGGGAATCGCGAACTTCACGAACGAGGAGGCGGAAAAGATCGTGGCGAAAGACCGGGAACATTCCCAGCGGGATTTGTTCGAGAGTATCGAGAAGGGAGATTTCCCGAAATGGAAAATGTGCGTGCAGATCATGCCGGAAAAGGACGCGGAGACGTATCGTTTTAACCCGTTCGATTTGACAAAAGTGTGGAGCCATAAGGATTACCCGTTGATCGAGGTGGGAGTGATCGAGTTGAACCGGAATCCGGAAAATTACTTTGCCGACGTGGAGCAATCCGCTTTCAACCCGGCTAACGTGGTACCGGGAATCAGTTTTTCGCCGGACAAGATGTTGCAGGGACGTCTGTTTGCTTACGGGGATGCTCATCGCTATCGTCTGGGGATTAACGCGGATTCCATCCCGGTAAATGCGCCTCGTTGCCCGATGCACAATTACCACCGGGATGGTGCCATGCGAGTGGATGGTAACGGTGGCGGAGCGGTGAACTACGAGCCGAATAGTTTCGGCGGTCCGGTAGATAACCATGCTTATAATCAACCGCCTTTTGATATCCGGGGGATGGGCAGTCATTATCAACAAGATAAGGATTACTACACGCAACCGGGTGACTTGTATCGTTTGGTGCCGGAAGACGAGAAAATGCGGATACACACGAATGTAGCCACGGCGATGGAAGGGGTACCCGTGAATATAAAAGTGCGGGTGGCGGCACGCTTTTACCAAGCGGACGAACGTTGTGGTAAAGGGATTGCCGAGGCGGCAGGCTTGGACATGAAAGAGGTGCTTGCCGAGGTGAAACGCCAGCAACAAGAAGATTAA